The genomic segment GCGCAACTTTCGCAAATCGTACCGATCCTGCGCATTTTCGACGAAACGAAAGCCAAGACCTTTTATTTGGACTTTCTGGGATTCTCGCTGGATTGGGAGCATCGGTTCGAACCTGAAATGCCGCTCTACATGCAGATCTCCAAAGACGGCGTTCTGATTCATCTTAGCGAGCATCATGGAGATTGCAGCCCCGGTGCGGCGATCCGCGTCAACATGAACGGAGTGAGGGAGCTTCAAAAAGAGCTGATCGGCAAAAAGTACGCGTACGCGAGGCCGGGCCTTCAGAAAACGCCTTGGAACGCCGAGGAATGCACCGTTACGGATCCGTTCGGCAACCGTCTGATTTTTTGCGAATATCTCGCTTAAAGATGAATTCGCCCGGCAAAAAAGGCATCTCTTTTTAGAGGGATGCCTTTTCCTGTTCGTTTAGCGCGGTTGCCTTGTTAAATATTTCGTTGTCGGGTGTGTCTTTAAGACGTTTCATGAGCGTGCCTACGTTATCTTCGCCATATTCCTTGACCAAATACTGTGCGTGCGTTTCTCCCCAATCGCTCATCACGCGAATGACGGGCAACAGACTTTTTCCATGCTGCGTAAACGAGTACTCTACTTTTGGCGGGATTTGGTTATATACCTTCCGGTGGATGATTTTATGGTACTCCAATTCCTTCAGCTGCAGGGTGAGCATTCTTTTGTTAATGCCCGGAATTGCTCTCAAGAGCTCATTGTATCTCATCGTTTCGTTGGTCATGAGTTGGAATATAATCATGAATTTCCATTTTCCTACTAATATATCTAGCGAAGTCGTAAAGTTGCAGCCGACAAATTCATCGAATTGTGCGTAGTTTTCCTCAGTCATTTTGTTTTTCCCCCCGTTAAATCAATTGGTTTACTTTTTTAGACTATGCCTAAATAAAGTGCCTAGTTTAAATAATGATTGATATGTATTATTCTAAACCCTATCTAACGCATTATACAATGCCAGGGAAATCGAGGGGGAAAGAATATGTTATCTCCGGTATTTTTGGCGCACGGTTCGCCTTTCACCATTTTTGAAGATTCCAATTTCACCCAGTTTTTAAACCGATTCGGACAATCTCATCGCCCCAAAGCCATCGTCATCTTTTCTGCGCATTTTGAGAACGAGATCACGACGATCGCGGCCACGGATGGCGTTCACGAAATGGAGTACGACTATTACGGATTTCCGCCCGAATATTATCAAGTACAATATCCCGCAAGAGGATCGTCCATCGTCGCTTCTATCGTCGAGGAACGTTTGCGCAAGCGCCATATTCCCGTTCAACAAAAATATCGAGGCATGGATCATGGCGTTTTTCCGATTTTAAGGCATGCCTACCCGGAAGCTGACATTCCGATCGTGCCCGTTTCCGTTAACCCCTATTTGCCGCCGGAGCAGCAGCTTGCGATCGGAGAGGCCTTGCGCGGTCTGGAAGAGGACGGGATTCTCGTGATCGGCAGCGGTTTTCTGTCGCATAATTTATACGAATTCGACAGGGACCCGGAAGCGCCGCCGCGTGCGTGGGCCGCGGAATTTATCGATTGGATTCGCGAGAAAGTGCTCGCTAGGGATATAAAGTCGCTAGTCGCCTACGAAACGCTGGCGCCGCATGCGAAGAGAGCGGTGCCTCGCGCGGAGCACTTC from the Cohnella hashimotonis genome contains:
- a CDS encoding glyoxalase superfamily protein; this encodes MAQLSQIVPILRIFDETKAKTFYLDFLGFSLDWEHRFEPEMPLYMQISKDGVLIHLSEHHGDCSPGAAIRVNMNGVRELQKELIGKKYAYARPGLQKTPWNAEECTVTDPFGNRLIFCEYLA
- a CDS encoding winged helix-turn-helix transcriptional regulator, which produces MTEENYAQFDEFVGCNFTTSLDILVGKWKFMIIFQLMTNETMRYNELLRAIPGINKRMLTLQLKELEYHKIIHRKVYNQIPPKVEYSFTQHGKSLLPVIRVMSDWGETHAQYLVKEYGEDNVGTLMKRLKDTPDNEIFNKATALNEQEKASL
- a CDS encoding DODA-type extradiol aromatic ring-opening family dioxygenase, giving the protein MLSPVFLAHGSPFTIFEDSNFTQFLNRFGQSHRPKAIVIFSAHFENEITTIAATDGVHEMEYDYYGFPPEYYQVQYPARGSSIVASIVEERLRKRHIPVQQKYRGMDHGVFPILRHAYPEADIPIVPVSVNPYLPPEQQLAIGEALRGLEEDGILVIGSGFLSHNLYEFDRDPEAPPRAWAAEFIDWIREKVLARDIKSLVAYETLAPHAKRAVPRAEHFVPLLIALGSGNPDKKPQVLYDEEVKHGSMSNLSFQF